One window from the genome of Actinoplanes teichomyceticus ATCC 31121 encodes:
- a CDS encoding helix-turn-helix transcriptional regulator yields the protein MIRVVVVRDEGYFGVPVRTFLETEPDMHYVTTLPINAELAPRAARLWPAVIVIDTEYMVSQLLPIADELHAAVPSCAMLLLCDPSKRGMLPPRRWNGGLNFLLKSAAAASLADSVRRLAAGERVVSPMLQAASLNTDRGLSTRELEVLGLAAEGESVKEIAGRLYLAGGTVRNYLSAVIAKTGARNRLDAIRIARKEGWLR from the coding sequence ATGATCCGTGTCGTGGTGGTGCGGGACGAGGGATACTTCGGTGTTCCGGTGCGCACGTTCCTGGAGACCGAACCGGACATGCACTACGTCACCACCCTGCCGATCAACGCCGAACTGGCGCCGCGTGCCGCGCGGCTGTGGCCCGCGGTGATCGTGATCGACACGGAGTACATGGTGAGTCAGCTGCTGCCGATCGCCGACGAGCTGCACGCCGCCGTCCCGTCCTGCGCCATGCTGCTGCTCTGCGATCCGTCCAAGCGTGGGATGCTGCCGCCCCGGCGATGGAACGGCGGCCTCAACTTCCTGCTCAAGAGCGCCGCGGCCGCCTCGCTGGCCGACTCGGTGCGCCGGCTGGCGGCCGGCGAGCGGGTGGTCTCGCCGATGCTGCAGGCCGCCTCGCTCAACACCGACCGCGGGTTGAGCACCCGGGAGCTGGAGGTGCTCGGCCTGGCCGCCGAGGGGGAGTCGGTGAAGGAGATCGCCGGACGGCTCTACCTCGCCGGCGGCACGGTGCGCAACTACCTGTCCGCGGTGATCGCCAAGACCGGCGCCCGCAACCGGCTGGACGCCATCCGGATCGCCCGCAAGGAGGGCTGGCTGCGGTGA
- a CDS encoding putative bifunctional diguanylate cyclase/phosphodiesterase, which yields MTGLRRTPAWLAWLLGGTAAAVGYALLPYGWTSVVISTLISAGACALMVVGARRYHRPQLSAWYVFTGGVAAWVAGDLVFAAQALSGSWAYPAWSDAFYLGAYPLLMTALFLLTGRRGPRSGNLIDSAIVAISVGIAYWTFVIQPIVVDDSLSPLARAVTAGYPTMGVLLCALLVPVLLRRGPRTAGMWLLTVGGVAILACNVVYTLLPEVMAAAGSFFYAGYLFAYVCWASAAACPAPPEAPAEEADSLGWSRLLVLTASLLLVPAILLVQGGVDSGRLVVGLGSMVLFMLVVCRMSGYIARVHSQSRRLRDLAMRDDLTGLPNRRAFEAEAAKGVAAGPCRLIMIDLAGFKHVNDRLGRAAGDQALAAVAAVLRASLREGDAVARMGADEFAVLVLDAHGGERDAVVARLVDVLRRPIVSGEHELLLNARFGVADSERGGAVAVPELVRRADTARYAAKAAGSQLMVYRAELDERADAAVRLGADLRHSLDDGDFRVVYQPIVELSSGRIEAVEALVRWHHPVRGPVSPADFVPIAEDNGLIVELGEFVMRTACRRFATWRRELGADAPRYVSVNVSARQLREPGFPDVVAGILAECGLEPAALLVEVTETALFGGGTAVHAVETLHRAGVLIALDDFGTGHSSLGLLRTVPVNVLKVDKSFVDEITAGGGRAVIVDALIHVSKGLGLRAVAEGVESAGQAVYLREIGYEYAQGFYFGRPVTEPDFVPLATTFA from the coding sequence GTGACGGGTCTCCGGCGTACCCCCGCGTGGCTCGCCTGGCTGCTGGGCGGTACGGCCGCCGCGGTCGGGTATGCGCTGCTGCCCTACGGCTGGACGTCGGTGGTCATCTCCACGCTGATCTCCGCCGGCGCCTGCGCGCTGATGGTCGTCGGCGCCCGCCGGTACCACCGGCCCCAGCTGTCCGCCTGGTACGTCTTCACCGGCGGGGTGGCCGCCTGGGTGGCCGGTGACCTGGTGTTCGCGGCGCAGGCGCTGTCCGGTTCGTGGGCGTACCCGGCCTGGTCGGACGCCTTCTACCTGGGCGCCTACCCGCTGCTGATGACCGCGCTGTTCCTGCTGACCGGCCGGCGCGGCCCCCGGTCCGGCAACCTGATCGACTCCGCGATCGTGGCGATCAGCGTCGGGATCGCGTACTGGACGTTCGTGATCCAGCCGATCGTGGTGGACGACAGCCTGTCGCCGCTGGCCCGGGCGGTGACCGCCGGCTACCCCACGATGGGGGTGCTGCTGTGCGCGCTGCTGGTGCCGGTGCTGCTGCGCCGCGGGCCGCGCACCGCCGGGATGTGGCTGCTGACCGTGGGCGGCGTGGCCATCCTGGCGTGCAACGTGGTGTACACGCTGCTGCCCGAGGTGATGGCCGCCGCCGGCTCGTTCTTCTACGCCGGCTACCTGTTCGCGTACGTCTGCTGGGCGTCCGCGGCGGCCTGCCCGGCGCCGCCGGAGGCGCCCGCCGAGGAGGCCGACAGCCTCGGCTGGAGCCGCCTGCTGGTGCTGACCGCCTCGCTGCTGCTGGTCCCGGCGATCCTGCTGGTGCAGGGCGGCGTCGACTCCGGCCGGCTCGTGGTCGGTCTCGGGTCGATGGTGCTGTTCATGCTGGTGGTGTGCCGGATGTCCGGGTACATCGCCCGGGTGCACAGCCAGTCCCGGCGGCTGCGCGACCTGGCGATGCGTGACGACCTCACCGGCTTGCCGAACCGGCGCGCCTTCGAGGCGGAGGCGGCCAAGGGGGTGGCGGCCGGGCCGTGCCGCCTCATCATGATCGACCTGGCCGGGTTCAAGCACGTCAACGACCGGCTCGGCCGCGCCGCCGGGGACCAGGCGCTGGCCGCGGTCGCCGCGGTGCTGCGCGCCTCGCTGCGCGAGGGGGACGCGGTGGCCCGGATGGGCGCCGACGAGTTCGCCGTGCTGGTCCTGGACGCCCACGGGGGCGAGAGGGACGCGGTCGTCGCCCGGCTGGTCGACGTGCTGCGCCGCCCGATCGTCTCCGGCGAGCACGAGCTGCTGCTCAACGCCCGGTTCGGGGTGGCCGACAGCGAGCGCGGCGGGGCCGTCGCGGTGCCCGAGCTGGTGCGCCGCGCGGACACCGCCCGGTACGCGGCGAAGGCGGCCGGCAGCCAGCTGATGGTGTACCGCGCCGAGCTGGACGAGCGCGCCGACGCGGCGGTGCGACTCGGCGCCGATCTGCGGCACAGCCTCGACGACGGCGACTTCCGGGTGGTCTACCAGCCGATCGTCGAGCTCAGCAGCGGCCGGATCGAGGCGGTGGAGGCGCTGGTGCGCTGGCACCACCCGGTGCGCGGGCCGGTCAGCCCGGCCGACTTCGTGCCGATCGCCGAGGACAACGGGCTGATCGTCGAGCTCGGCGAGTTCGTGATGCGTACCGCCTGCCGGCGCTTCGCCACCTGGCGGCGCGAGCTGGGCGCCGACGCGCCGCGCTACGTCAGCGTCAACGTCTCCGCCCGCCAGCTGCGCGAGCCGGGCTTCCCGGACGTGGTGGCCGGGATCCTCGCCGAGTGCGGCCTGGAACCGGCCGCGCTGCTGGTCGAGGTCACCGAGACGGCCCTGTTCGGCGGCGGCACCGCGGTGCACGCGGTGGAGACCCTGCACCGGGCCGGGGTGCTGATCGCGCTGGACGACTTCGGCACCGGCCACTCGTCACTGGGGCTGCTGCGCACCGTGCCGGTGAACGTGCTGAAGGTCGACAAGTCGTTCGTCGACGAGATCACCGCGGGCGGGGGCCGGGCGGTGATCGTGGACGCGCTGATCCACGTCAGCAAGGGGCTGGGGCTGCGCGCCGTCGCGGAGGGCGTGGAGAGCGCGGGCCAGGCGGTCTACCTGCGCGAGATCGGCTACGAGTACGCGCAGGGCTTCTATTTCGGCCGGCCGGTCACCGAGCCGGACTTCGTCCCGCTGGCCACCACGTTCGCCTGA
- a CDS encoding DHA2 family efflux MFS transporter permease subunit — MSSQAAAAPAKLDAAVLKIAGVVVLGAIMSILDVTVVSVALPTFQQEFDATYAEVAWTMTGYTLALATVIPLTGWAADRFGTKRLYMTALVLFTLGSGLCSTADSIGQLVGYRVLQGLGGGMLMPLGMTIMTRAAGPERIGRLMAVLGIPMLLGPIGGPIMGGWLIDVASWHWIFLINLPIGAVALVYAWWALEKDNPEPSESFDFIGMLMLSPGLASFLYGVSSLPEEGTFGATEVWAPMLVGALLVIGFVFYSFKPRHPLLDLRLLRDRNLTVAAITLAVFTVAFMGAGLLFPSYFLQVRGETTLDAGLLMAPQGIGAMVTMPIAGMLADKVPVGRTVPFALLLIAAGFFTFTQVGTDTSYVLLCGSLFVMGLGMGGTMMPIMTSALRTLTNHEVARGSTLLNILQQIAGSVGSAMMSVILTNQLNESAAIPGLTDPATGEPVTEAGAAIGSWQNPQIAQQLPPDLLQRGLRFVADSFATTFWVGFVLTLATLIPALFLARKRQQTRVATDGSAAPAPIVMH, encoded by the coding sequence TTGAGTAGTCAAGCCGCGGCTGCGCCGGCCAAGCTCGACGCCGCCGTCCTCAAGATCGCCGGGGTCGTGGTCCTCGGCGCGATCATGTCGATCCTCGACGTCACCGTGGTCAGCGTCGCGTTGCCCACCTTCCAACAAGAGTTCGACGCCACGTACGCCGAAGTCGCCTGGACCATGACCGGGTACACGCTGGCGCTGGCCACGGTCATCCCGCTCACCGGGTGGGCGGCCGACCGGTTCGGCACCAAGCGGCTCTACATGACCGCGCTGGTGCTGTTCACCCTCGGCTCGGGCCTGTGCTCCACCGCCGACAGCATCGGCCAACTGGTCGGCTATCGGGTGCTGCAGGGGCTGGGCGGCGGCATGCTGATGCCGCTCGGCATGACGATCATGACCCGGGCCGCCGGTCCGGAGCGGATCGGCCGGCTGATGGCCGTGCTCGGCATCCCGATGCTGCTCGGCCCGATCGGCGGCCCGATCATGGGCGGCTGGCTGATCGACGTGGCCAGCTGGCACTGGATCTTCCTGATCAACCTGCCGATCGGCGCGGTCGCGCTGGTCTACGCGTGGTGGGCGCTGGAGAAGGACAACCCGGAGCCGTCCGAGTCGTTCGACTTCATCGGCATGTTGATGCTGTCCCCGGGTCTGGCCTCCTTCCTGTACGGCGTCTCCTCCCTGCCCGAGGAGGGCACCTTCGGCGCGACCGAGGTGTGGGCGCCGATGCTGGTCGGGGCGCTGCTGGTGATCGGGTTCGTGTTCTACTCGTTCAAGCCCCGCCACCCGCTGCTCGACCTGCGCCTGTTGCGCGACCGCAACCTGACCGTCGCGGCGATCACGCTGGCCGTCTTCACCGTCGCGTTCATGGGCGCCGGCCTGCTGTTCCCGAGCTACTTCCTGCAGGTGCGCGGCGAGACGACGCTCGACGCCGGCCTGCTGATGGCCCCGCAGGGCATCGGCGCCATGGTGACCATGCCGATCGCCGGGATGCTGGCCGACAAGGTGCCGGTGGGCCGTACCGTCCCGTTCGCGCTGCTGCTGATCGCCGCCGGGTTCTTCACGTTCACCCAGGTGGGGACGGACACGTCGTACGTGCTGCTGTGCGGTTCGCTGTTCGTGATGGGGCTGGGCATGGGCGGCACCATGATGCCGATCATGACGTCCGCCCTGCGTACGCTCACCAACCACGAGGTCGCGCGGGGCTCCACGCTGCTCAACATCCTGCAGCAGATCGCCGGCTCGGTGGGTTCGGCGATGATGTCGGTGATCCTGACCAACCAGCTCAACGAGTCCGCCGCCATCCCGGGCCTCACCGACCCGGCCACCGGCGAGCCGGTGACCGAGGCCGGGGCGGCGATCGGCTCCTGGCAGAACCCGCAGATCGCCCAGCAGCTGCCGCCGGACCTGCTCCAGCGCGGGCTGCGGTTCGTCGCGGACTCGTTCGCGACGACGTTCTGGGTCGGGTTCGTGCTGACCCTGGCCACGTTGATCCCGGCGCTGTTCCTGGCGCGCAAGCGGCAGCAGACGCGTGTGGCGACCGACGGGAGCGCGGCGCCGGCGCCGATCGTCATGCACTGA
- a CDS encoding VanZ family protein, translated as MGAEQLKVPALPVLLPLGAVLMLLSWLWLRRRDRLTARRLLAAWALSWYAVAVLGATMLPMSLSWGPDAGSAETWRILLVPSLSTRRRDFVLNAMMTLPLAALLHLNFGVTDRLRVVRIGFLLSLGIETTQLMLILTLHGNRWADVNDLLSNTIGTILGYLGWWRLMRSARVRNAVTEVPAGVR; from the coding sequence ATGGGTGCTGAACAGTTGAAGGTCCCGGCGTTGCCGGTGCTGCTGCCCCTGGGCGCGGTCCTCATGCTGCTCTCCTGGCTGTGGCTGCGCCGCCGGGACCGGCTCACCGCTCGTCGCCTGCTCGCCGCCTGGGCCCTGTCGTGGTACGCGGTGGCCGTCCTCGGCGCGACCATGCTGCCGATGTCGCTCTCCTGGGGGCCGGACGCCGGGTCGGCGGAGACCTGGCGGATCCTGCTGGTGCCGTCGCTGAGCACGCGCCGCCGCGACTTCGTGCTGAACGCGATGATGACCCTGCCGCTGGCCGCGCTGCTGCACCTGAACTTCGGGGTGACCGACCGGCTGCGGGTGGTCCGGATCGGTTTCCTGCTCAGCCTCGGCATCGAGACGACCCAGCTGATGCTGATCCTCACCCTGCACGGCAACCGCTGGGCGGACGTCAACGACCTGCTGTCCAACACCATCGGCACGATTCTCGGCTACCTCGGGTGGTGGCGTCTCATGCGTTCCGCGCGGGTGCGGAACGCGGTGACCGAGGTGCCGGCCGGGGTGCGGTGA
- a CDS encoding nucleoside-diphosphate sugar epimerase/dehydratase, protein MGARPARRVPWWRAALPGRAARAGADALALATALFVATLLRHDGRLDHLDGAGLAALGAVAALAHTGAGVVSGLYTGRWSYGCFEEILALAKTAAVTTPAVLVLDTLLGRLAPRSAIIAAGLIGLVLAAGVRYAVRLLHDQRLRPHPEAGSRVVVMGAGEGATQVIRAMLRSPSSPYVPVALLDDDPTKRALQIMGVPVAGDRHAMAEVVRRFRADAVVIAIPSAGADLIRSLTDLAAPLEVEVKVVPPVAELFGRTVRVEDIRPVGHADLLGRREITIDLAAVAGYLQGRRVLVTGAGGSIGAELCRQVARFHPARLVMLDRDESGLHAVQLSLDGRGLLDDRNLVVADIRDQQRLDEVFAEHKPHVVFHAAALKHLPLLQMHPAEALKTNILGTYQILQTALRHHVDRLVNISTDKAADPCSVLGYSKRIAERLTAAADAATTGTYASVRFGNVLGSRGSVLTAFTAQVEAGGPITVTHPDVTRYFMTVQEAVRLVVQAGAVDSHGEVLVLDMGEPVRIADVARRIAASAGGRVPIVYTGLRPGEKLAEVLLGPDEPDHRPHHPLISQAPVPPLDGAVLSLLDPSASREDLIAVLRWLAESPALPPGRAGAPATRSGGRAGRRHAEFTMRLGRHP, encoded by the coding sequence GTGGGCGCGCGGCCCGCCCGGCGCGTGCCGTGGTGGCGTGCGGCGCTGCCCGGCCGGGCGGCGCGCGCCGGCGCCGACGCGCTCGCCCTGGCGACGGCGCTGTTCGTGGCGACCCTGCTGCGCCACGACGGGCGGCTGGACCACCTCGACGGCGCCGGCCTGGCGGCGCTCGGCGCGGTCGCCGCGCTGGCGCACACCGGCGCCGGGGTCGTGTCCGGCCTCTACACCGGACGGTGGTCGTACGGCTGCTTCGAGGAGATCCTGGCGCTGGCCAAGACCGCCGCGGTGACCACACCGGCGGTGCTGGTGCTGGACACGCTGCTGGGCCGGTTGGCGCCCCGTTCGGCGATCATCGCCGCCGGGCTGATCGGCCTGGTCCTGGCCGCCGGCGTCCGGTACGCCGTGCGCCTGCTGCACGACCAGCGCCTGCGCCCGCACCCCGAGGCCGGCAGCCGGGTCGTGGTGATGGGCGCCGGCGAGGGCGCCACCCAGGTGATCCGCGCCATGCTGCGCAGCCCGTCCAGCCCGTACGTCCCGGTCGCCCTGCTCGACGACGACCCCACCAAGCGGGCCCTGCAGATCATGGGCGTGCCGGTGGCCGGCGACCGGCACGCGATGGCCGAGGTGGTCCGCCGGTTCCGCGCCGACGCCGTGGTGATCGCCATCCCCAGCGCCGGCGCCGACCTGATCCGTTCGCTCACCGACCTGGCCGCCCCGCTGGAGGTGGAGGTCAAAGTGGTCCCGCCGGTGGCCGAGCTGTTCGGCCGCACCGTGCGGGTCGAGGACATCCGCCCGGTCGGGCACGCCGACCTGCTCGGCCGCCGGGAGATCACCATCGACCTGGCCGCGGTCGCCGGTTACCTGCAGGGCCGCCGGGTACTGGTCACCGGGGCCGGCGGCTCGATCGGCGCCGAGCTGTGCCGGCAGGTCGCCCGGTTCCACCCGGCCCGGCTGGTGATGCTCGACCGTGACGAGTCCGGCCTGCACGCGGTGCAGCTGTCGCTGGACGGCCGAGGCCTGCTCGACGACCGCAACCTGGTCGTCGCCGACATCCGCGACCAGCAGCGCCTCGACGAGGTGTTCGCCGAGCACAAGCCGCACGTGGTGTTCCACGCGGCGGCGCTCAAGCACCTGCCCCTGCTGCAGATGCACCCCGCCGAGGCTCTCAAGACCAACATCCTGGGTACGTACCAGATCCTGCAGACCGCGCTGCGGCACCACGTCGACCGGCTGGTCAACATCTCCACCGACAAGGCCGCCGACCCGTGCAGCGTGCTCGGCTACTCCAAGCGGATCGCCGAACGGCTCACCGCCGCCGCCGACGCGGCCACCACCGGCACGTACGCCAGCGTCCGGTTCGGCAACGTGCTCGGCAGCCGCGGGTCGGTGCTGACCGCGTTCACCGCGCAGGTCGAGGCGGGCGGCCCGATCACCGTCACCCACCCGGACGTGACCCGGTACTTCATGACCGTGCAGGAGGCCGTCCGGCTGGTCGTGCAGGCCGGCGCGGTGGACAGCCACGGCGAGGTGCTGGTGCTGGACATGGGCGAGCCGGTCCGGATCGCCGACGTGGCGCGGCGGATCGCGGCGAGCGCCGGTGGACGGGTCCCGATCGTCTACACCGGACTGCGGCCCGGCGAGAAGCTGGCCGAGGTGCTGCTCGGCCCGGACGAACCGGACCACCGGCCGCACCACCCGCTGATCTCGCAGGCCCCGGTGCCGCCGCTGGACGGGGCGGTGCTGTCCCTGCTGGACCCGTCGGCGTCCCGCGAGGACCTGATCGCGGTGCTGCGCTGGCTGGCCGAGAGCCCGGCCCTGCCGCCCGGCCGGGCCGGCGCGCCGGCGACCCGCTCCGGTGGGCGCGCCGGGCGGCGGCACGCCGAGTTCACCATGCGCCTGGGCCGGCACCCGTGA
- a CDS encoding GGDEF domain-containing protein — protein MSVPYPARLATRACLALFAVAVAGFVLWPVHPCGPAWLLWVTMPGYGPLVAAVFGLLSRNPQLPAATRRFWRQLAPVPLLVGAAQTAQAIDVIGHPGARSSYTGTATLLLNAAALLALCHALIRLPAGGRQAGSAARVVLDAGVVALASAVFIWHFGTRQALGAGLTTPVAASLALSVLAVLMVFALAKVIMAEYSAIDGRGLRLLAAAVFLGAFAPILQPLLVHLDPRLYVAQVQLPAIFVLGAKAAVAQWRAPAAAPARRPPRRRPYSLLPYAAVAAVDGLLLWSAVVDRSDLIAVAFSAVVLTAMVAVRQAGTLRDNARLLAEIDHAASHDALTGLANRALFQQRLQEALHDGPVRVALLDLDGFKQVNDTYGHEAGDLLLTTVAAALRAAVRPGDLAARLGGDEFVLVLPGAPDRAQAVIEQVIATVGAPVRTRGEQLHIRLSIGLATGVPGDDPATVLRHADQAMYAAKKLPGTAWLAAA, from the coding sequence GTGAGCGTCCCGTATCCGGCCCGCCTGGCCACCCGCGCCTGCCTCGCCCTGTTCGCGGTGGCGGTGGCCGGGTTCGTGCTGTGGCCGGTGCACCCCTGCGGCCCGGCGTGGCTGCTGTGGGTCACCATGCCCGGGTACGGCCCGCTGGTCGCGGCCGTCTTCGGGCTGCTGTCACGCAACCCGCAGCTGCCCGCCGCGACCCGCCGGTTCTGGCGGCAGCTGGCGCCGGTGCCGCTGCTGGTCGGAGCCGCGCAGACCGCGCAGGCGATCGACGTGATCGGCCATCCGGGGGCGCGCTCGTCGTACACCGGGACGGCGACGCTGCTGCTCAACGCGGCCGCGCTGCTGGCCTTGTGCCACGCTCTGATCCGGTTGCCGGCCGGCGGCCGGCAGGCCGGTTCCGCGGCCCGGGTGGTCCTGGATGCCGGCGTGGTGGCGCTGGCCTCGGCCGTCTTCATCTGGCACTTCGGCACCCGGCAGGCGCTCGGCGCCGGGCTCACCACGCCGGTGGCCGCCTCGCTGGCGCTCAGCGTGCTCGCCGTGCTGATGGTGTTCGCGCTCGCCAAGGTGATCATGGCGGAGTACTCGGCGATCGACGGGCGCGGGCTGCGGCTGCTGGCGGCCGCGGTGTTCCTCGGCGCGTTCGCCCCGATCCTGCAACCGCTGCTGGTCCACCTCGACCCGCGGCTGTACGTCGCCCAGGTGCAGCTGCCGGCGATCTTCGTGCTCGGCGCGAAGGCGGCCGTGGCGCAGTGGCGGGCGCCCGCCGCCGCCCCGGCCCGCCGGCCGCCGCGGCGGCGCCCGTACAGCCTGCTGCCCTACGCCGCGGTCGCCGCGGTCGACGGCCTGTTGCTGTGGTCGGCGGTCGTGGACCGCAGCGACCTGATCGCGGTGGCGTTCAGCGCGGTGGTGCTGACCGCGATGGTGGCCGTCCGGCAGGCCGGCACGCTGCGCGACAACGCCCGGCTGCTGGCCGAGATCGACCACGCGGCCAGCCATGACGCGCTGACCGGGCTGGCCAACCGGGCGCTGTTCCAGCAGCGGCTCCAGGAGGCGCTGCACGACGGTCCGGTCCGGGTGGCGCTGCTCGACCTGGACGGGTTCAAACAGGTCAACGACACGTACGGGCACGAGGCCGGTGACCTGCTGCTGACCACGGTCGCCGCGGCGCTGCGCGCGGCCGTACGGCCCGGCGACCTCGCCGCCCGCCTCGGCGGCGACGAGTTCGTGCTGGTCCTGCCGGGCGCGCCGGACCGCGCGCAGGCGGTGATCGAGCAGGTGATCGCCACGGTGGGCGCGCCGGTCCGCACGCGCGGCGAGCAGCTGCACATCCGGCTCAGCATCGGCCTGGCCACCGGTGTGCCCGGCGACGACCCGGCCACCGTGCTGCGCCACGCCGACCAGGCGATGTACGCGGCCAAGAAACTGCCCGGCACCGCCTGGCTGGCCGCCGCCTGA
- a CDS encoding CPBP family intramembrane glutamic endopeptidase, whose translation MTLVTVVLMIAAVRVWTRAGPARVQPITGPLAAALLVAVSGLTRGECGLTTAGLRYGLAGAAVIALGYAVAVRVPATRRLFRTAYPRPWRTALFAVPLATVVFEEVAFRGVLWGLIDRERGPAWATGVTAVLFGLWHLGPGRPWTDAVVTGVAGVVLGVLRDAGGGLPAPALVHWAADGLGVLAAARVTGTPDQWAGPQSGDG comes from the coding sequence GTGACCCTCGTCACAGTCGTTCTGATGATCGCCGCGGTCCGGGTCTGGACCCGGGCCGGACCGGCCCGGGTGCAGCCGATCACCGGGCCGCTGGCCGCGGCGCTGCTGGTCGCGGTCTCCGGGCTCACCCGCGGTGAGTGCGGGCTGACGACCGCCGGTTTGCGGTACGGCCTGGCCGGCGCCGCCGTGATCGCGCTCGGGTACGCGGTGGCGGTGCGGGTCCCGGCCACGCGCCGCCTCTTCCGCACCGCCTACCCCCGCCCGTGGCGTACCGCGCTGTTCGCGGTGCCGCTGGCCACGGTGGTGTTCGAGGAGGTGGCGTTCCGCGGCGTGCTGTGGGGGCTGATCGACCGGGAGCGCGGACCGGCCTGGGCGACCGGCGTGACCGCGGTGCTGTTCGGGCTCTGGCATCTGGGCCCGGGCCGGCCGTGGACCGACGCGGTGGTCACCGGTGTGGCCGGGGTGGTGCTCGGCGTGCTGCGGGACGCCGGGGGCGGGCTGCCGGCGCCCGCGCTGGTGCACTGGGCCGCCGACGGGCTGGGTGTGCTCGCCGCCGCGCGGGTGACCGGAACACCCGATCAGTGGGCAGGGCCACAGTCGGGAGACGGATAA
- a CDS encoding response regulator, with protein MIRVLVVDDEPLIAQAHRAYTERVPGFEVAGVAHTAQEAMGVLRTAEVDLILLDLNLPDRHGLDLARALRAAGNGADVLAVTSSRDLAVVRQAVALGVTHYLLKPFTFAAFRDRLERYARYRAQVREATEVAAQHEIDRVFATLRGGSPDSLPKGLDPATFDRIRAALRAADGLSAAEVAARTGTSRVTARRYLEHLAETGRAVRSPRYGGPGRPEVEYRPA; from the coding sequence GTGATCCGGGTGCTGGTGGTCGACGACGAGCCGCTGATCGCCCAGGCGCACCGGGCCTACACCGAGCGGGTGCCCGGGTTCGAGGTGGCCGGGGTGGCGCACACCGCCCAGGAGGCGATGGGGGTGCTGCGTACCGCGGAGGTCGATCTGATCCTGCTCGATCTGAACCTGCCGGACCGGCACGGGCTGGACCTGGCCCGGGCGTTGCGGGCCGCCGGCAACGGCGCCGACGTGCTGGCCGTGACCTCCAGCCGGGACCTCGCCGTCGTCCGTCAGGCGGTCGCCCTCGGGGTGACCCACTACCTGCTGAAACCGTTCACCTTCGCGGCCTTCCGGGACCGGCTGGAGCGCTACGCGCGATACCGCGCGCAGGTGCGCGAGGCGACCGAGGTGGCCGCCCAGCACGAGATCGACCGGGTCTTCGCGACGCTGCGCGGCGGGTCGCCGGACAGCCTGCCGAAGGGACTGGACCCGGCCACCTTCGACCGGATCCGGGCGGCGCTGCGGGCCGCGGACGGGCTGTCCGCCGCCGAGGTGGCGGCCCGTACCGGCACGTCGCGGGTGACCGCCCGCCGCTACCTGGAGCATCTGGCCGAGACCGGCCGGGCGGTGCGCAGCCCCCGCTACGGCGGCCCGGGCCGCCCGGAGGTGGAGTACCGCCCGGCCTGA